The following are encoded in a window of Sutcliffiella horikoshii genomic DNA:
- a CDS encoding Rne/Rng family ribonuclease codes for MIELIMDMKATEKRVAIKEDDKIVELLIDRPTTHPIEGNIYIGRVVNVLPGMQAAFVDFGQKKPGYLHRDHLCSYQTSALSKAEKEQKGISHFVHQGEAILVQVVKEGEGTKGAKLTSLLEFPGTHIVYQPYGKYKAISKKMSDAKRKEWRSLLQEWLTSDEGVILRTASEHVASEVVEAELLELQRQFLEVQEKQDAAVKIPSLAHEEDYFLSKIIREIPPAEVSLIEVDDAGTSQILKKKGYPVRFYQGKEGIFKRRGMEQELEKALKRIVWLPSGGYIIIEHTEAMTVIDVNTGKYIGKTGLQETVLKTNLEAAVEIARQLRLRQIGGIIIVDFIDMASDGEREQVLRKVKDAARKDRFHVRVIGFTELNLLQLTRKKVREPLTKMLLQPCSPCDGKGVVFSLDTVTYQLERELLEFKGSDMEAVVVEASSEVVDKLMGLPDIIGRCGLQIYFIKKEGVPRFEIRFAGSVEDAKERIKTL; via the coding sequence TTGATAGAGTTAATTATGGATATGAAGGCGACGGAAAAAAGAGTCGCGATAAAAGAGGATGATAAAATTGTCGAGCTGCTGATTGATCGGCCGACAACGCATCCGATAGAAGGGAATATTTATATTGGTCGCGTTGTGAATGTCCTGCCAGGCATGCAAGCCGCTTTTGTTGATTTTGGGCAAAAGAAGCCAGGATATCTTCATCGCGACCATTTATGTTCTTATCAGACATCCGCGCTTTCTAAAGCGGAAAAGGAGCAAAAGGGGATTTCCCATTTCGTCCACCAGGGAGAAGCAATTCTCGTGCAGGTGGTGAAGGAAGGCGAGGGAACGAAGGGTGCCAAGCTGACCAGTCTCCTTGAGTTTCCAGGAACACATATTGTGTACCAGCCTTACGGGAAATATAAAGCCATTTCCAAGAAAATGTCAGATGCTAAAAGGAAGGAATGGCGCAGTCTTTTGCAAGAGTGGCTGACTTCGGATGAAGGAGTTATTTTACGAACAGCAAGCGAGCATGTTGCCTCCGAAGTGGTCGAAGCGGAACTGCTTGAGTTGCAGCGACAGTTCCTTGAGGTGCAGGAGAAACAAGATGCGGCAGTCAAGATACCTTCCCTTGCTCATGAAGAGGATTATTTTTTATCGAAAATAATTCGGGAAATCCCGCCTGCCGAGGTGAGCCTGATAGAGGTGGATGATGCTGGGACTTCGCAGATTTTGAAAAAGAAAGGCTATCCTGTTCGTTTTTATCAAGGTAAAGAAGGCATCTTTAAAAGAAGAGGGATGGAGCAGGAACTAGAAAAAGCTTTAAAGCGAATTGTGTGGCTGCCGAGCGGAGGGTATATCATTATCGAACATACCGAAGCGATGACGGTCATTGATGTCAATACCGGGAAATACATAGGCAAGACCGGCCTGCAAGAGACTGTGTTGAAAACCAACTTAGAGGCTGCAGTCGAGATTGCCAGACAGCTTCGGTTAAGGCAGATCGGTGGGATCATTATTGTTGATTTTATTGATATGGCGAGTGATGGTGAGCGGGAGCAGGTGTTGCGCAAGGTGAAGGACGCGGCTCGGAAAGATCGCTTCCATGTCAGAGTGATTGGGTTTACGGAATTAAATCTGTTGCAGTTAACGCGCAAGAAAGTTCGGGAGCCGTTGACGAAGATGTTGTTGCAACCTTGTTCGCCATGCGATGGGAAAGGTGTGGTATTTTCATTGGACACTGTCACCTATCAATTAGAACGGGAACTGTTGGAGTTTAAAGGAAGCGATATGGAAGCAGTTGTTGTGGAAGCAAGTTCGGAAGTGGTGGACAAACTGATGGGGTTGCCTGATATAATAGGGAGATGTGGTCTTCAGATTTATTTTATAAAAAAAGAAGGAGTTCCACGTTTTGAAATACGTTTTGCCGGATCTGTCGAGGATGCGAAAGAAAGGATAAAAACGCTGTGA
- a CDS encoding M50 family metallopeptidase, with product MNNKWLRLLQKVHVHPLMWFLAGLAILTANFRELLILFFIVFIHELGHGVAATHYNWRIKQILLLPFGGVAEMEEHGNRPLKEELIVTLAGPLQHVWLSAGGFLLFKLGYLSAGMWEMFFTLNIMIFLVNLLPIWPLDGGKIMGLLFSRTSAFAQAHERTLQASFVFLALFCATYLVIDPLHINIWIITVFLFFSLYTEWKQRHFVFMRFLMERYYGKNSTFSTITPIVVDEKEKIHQVLQKFKRDCKHNIIVMKGKDKQPPLDENELLHAYFKEKLTTIDIGDILYSY from the coding sequence TTGAATAATAAATGGCTGAGGCTATTACAGAAGGTTCATGTACATCCACTGATGTGGTTTCTCGCCGGGTTGGCCATTTTAACGGCAAATTTCCGGGAGCTACTTATCTTGTTTTTTATCGTATTTATTCATGAATTGGGCCATGGAGTTGCGGCGACGCATTACAACTGGCGCATCAAACAGATTTTGTTGCTGCCGTTTGGCGGGGTTGCTGAAATGGAGGAGCATGGCAACCGTCCGTTAAAAGAGGAATTAATAGTGACGCTAGCTGGTCCATTACAGCATGTATGGCTTTCAGCAGGAGGGTTTCTTCTTTTTAAGCTGGGCTATCTTTCGGCAGGCATGTGGGAAATGTTTTTTACACTTAATATAATGATTTTCCTTGTGAACCTTTTGCCGATATGGCCTCTGGACGGAGGGAAAATCATGGGGTTGTTGTTCAGTCGCACGTCTGCATTTGCACAGGCGCATGAGCGAACATTGCAAGCTTCTTTTGTTTTCCTAGCACTTTTTTGTGCAACCTATCTGGTCATTGATCCGTTGCACATTAATATATGGATTATCACCGTGTTCTTGTTTTTTTCCTTATATACAGAGTGGAAGCAGCGGCACTTTGTCTTTATGCGTTTTTTGATGGAGCGTTATTATGGAAAGAATTCTACGTTTTCTACCATAACGCCGATTGTCGTGGATGAAAAAGAAAAGATTCATCAGGTGCTTCAGAAGTTTAAGCGAGACTGCAAGCACAATATCATTGTAATGAAGGGGAAGGACAAACAGCCGCCACTTGATGAAAATGAACTGCTTCATGCTTATTTCAAGGAGAAGTTGACGACAATTGATATAGGAGATATCCTGTATTCATACTAA
- a CDS encoding M23 family metallopeptidase, whose protein sequence is MNDRIAEIRRRAAKRRRQRQNQLPKRSNIGSTQQLVRDEERYGGSSYTSYEGGPDGGGGHPLFNKELFLFKILASAILVLVVAIMFQNPASTFEKPRQFVSETMEHSFQFAAFTTWYEDKFGKSLALLPLPKNTEQPNVNADDYVIPASGRVFESFEANGQGVMVETMAHSNVEAMNGGFVSFVGNREDTGKTIIIQHPDDSYTWYGQLGEVEVKLFDFIETGDVLGKTTMLEDGSKGMFYFAIQKDNEFIDPMQVISFE, encoded by the coding sequence ATGAATGATCGGATAGCGGAAATAAGAAGAAGGGCCGCAAAGAGAAGACGGCAGCGGCAGAATCAGTTGCCGAAACGAAGTAACATAGGGTCCACGCAGCAGTTGGTGCGTGATGAGGAAAGGTATGGTGGTTCTAGTTACACCTCTTATGAAGGGGGACCTGATGGAGGTGGGGGGCATCCGTTGTTCAACAAGGAGCTTTTCCTGTTTAAGATTTTGGCTTCGGCGATTCTTGTGCTGGTGGTGGCCATTATGTTCCAAAATCCTGCGAGTACTTTTGAAAAGCCACGGCAGTTTGTTTCAGAAACAATGGAGCACAGCTTCCAGTTTGCAGCGTTTACTACTTGGTATGAGGATAAATTCGGAAAGTCGTTGGCATTATTGCCATTGCCGAAAAATACAGAGCAGCCTAATGTCAATGCAGATGATTACGTCATTCCGGCGTCTGGACGAGTTTTCGAAAGCTTTGAGGCAAACGGGCAAGGTGTGATGGTGGAAACGATGGCTCATTCCAATGTGGAGGCCATGAACGGTGGGTTTGTGTCGTTTGTGGGAAACAGGGAGGATACCGGCAAGACAATCATCATCCAACATCCTGATGATAGCTATACGTGGTATGGGCAGCTTGGTGAAGTGGAAGTGAAGCTTTTTGATTTTATTGAAACAGGCGATGTCCTTGGAAAAACGACGATGCTTGAGGATGGTTCAAAGGGGATGTTTTATTTTGCCATCCAAAAAGACAATGAATTTATCGACCCTATGCAGGTGATCTCATTTGAATAA
- a CDS encoding pilus assembly FimT family protein, protein MKPLMKNESGYTLLMVLLIIVVVGLMAPVLASAVMNSTLQNNKSEVLIQSENLIDMGKHYFRNEINSKIGEIGGETSLSLGDIKDKLSTVDETEPLVLPSESNKLSYQVGYSSITEENGYYIIKYTSRAIVDNQVFEEEEVFQIKNSSNKDNSNPDTDPDPSPDPNPNPDPPVPPTENEGLSCLLNKKKNGTITLKAKDHCILKGSFVINEHIDIKAQAKLEVYGSIVINGTVDLKGSPKGYLLIEGSGVFNNSIDIGGSNEILVNGAADFHNNVSLKGNGLIDIQGNAMFIKKPNKKGNGSIKVNNTEYN, encoded by the coding sequence TTGAAACCATTAATGAAAAATGAATCTGGCTACACCCTTCTAATGGTATTGCTAATAATTGTTGTTGTTGGATTGATGGCGCCGGTTTTAGCGAGCGCTGTGATGAATAGCACCTTGCAAAATAATAAGTCAGAGGTGTTAATTCAATCAGAAAACTTAATTGATATGGGGAAACATTATTTTCGGAATGAAATAAATAGTAAAATAGGTGAAATCGGTGGAGAGACGAGTTTATCATTAGGGGACATTAAAGATAAATTGTCTACTGTTGATGAAACAGAACCATTAGTATTACCTTCAGAATCCAATAAGCTGTCGTATCAGGTTGGCTATAGCTCCATTACAGAGGAGAATGGTTACTATATTATTAAATATACAAGTAGAGCAATTGTTGATAATCAGGTGTTTGAAGAAGAAGAAGTATTTCAAATAAAAAATTCATCGAACAAAGATAACTCAAACCCGGATACAGATCCAGACCCAAGCCCAGATCCAAATCCAAATCCAGACCCACCAGTACCTCCTACTGAAAATGAGGGGCTATCATGTTTATTAAATAAAAAAAAGAACGGTACGATTACATTGAAAGCAAAAGATCACTGCATTTTAAAAGGTAGCTTCGTAATAAATGAACACATTGATATAAAAGCACAAGCGAAGTTGGAAGTTTACGGTTCTATTGTAATTAATGGGACAGTTGATCTAAAAGGTTCCCCTAAAGGTTATCTATTAATAGAGGGATCTGGAGTATTTAATAATAGTATTGATATTGGGGGAAGCAATGAAATTCTTGTTAATGGAGCGGCTGACTTCCATAACAATGTTAGTCTAAAAGGAAATGGTCTCATCGACATTCAGGGAAATGCGATGTTTATAAAAAAACCTAATAAAAAAGGTAACGGAAGTATCAAAGTTAATAACACAGAATACAATTAA
- a CDS encoding prepilin-type N-terminal cleavage/methylation domain-containing protein — translation MKNINEEKGFTLLEVLLSIVILSIIILSFLSFFSQALLHSIREEDNLTGMNVAESILYNVENSSIIDLLESTPNINYSCQNPLSISSFLADELNFTTDSQDPNRLVTEMNNRKYFTYINICQNTNENSLDLYRLHIKISHSLTNDKERFIYDTFHYINIGE, via the coding sequence TTGAAAAATATAAATGAAGAAAAAGGCTTTACATTATTAGAGGTATTATTATCCATTGTGATACTTAGTATTATTATTCTATCATTCTTGAGCTTTTTTTCACAAGCGCTTCTACATTCTATTCGTGAAGAAGATAACTTAACAGGAATGAATGTTGCAGAATCTATTTTGTACAATGTGGAAAATAGTAGTATAATAGACCTATTAGAAAGTACGCCTAATATTAATTACTCCTGTCAAAATCCACTTTCAATTAGTTCCTTCTTAGCTGATGAATTAAATTTCACTACAGATTCTCAGGACCCAAATAGACTAGTTACAGAAATGAATAATAGAAAATATTTTACTTACATCAATATTTGCCAGAATACTAATGAAAATTCTCTCGATTTATATCGATTACATATTAAAATTAGTCATTCTTTAACAAACGATAAAGAACGATTTATCTATGATACCTTTCACTATATAAATATAGGGGAATAA
- a CDS encoding PilW family protein encodes MTKKNLLNEQGITLIELLATIVISSLIIGLVTNVFISASKQNELVTNHNSLRQEANLIISKLRQIHQAESYTLCYESNNQFYFDKQFTNKITSDQFYFSDVLIDNSSTSITSNGQCIENVDVLSPLLVKFTLQNLDGQTYDMNTVINRLNPITAVETPPLEEEEEVIIDEDSGNYTDSPSRCTYEGNTRTNDSTFAPTWGTKCQITKVKNGSFMLNNNVTVFESTEINVDHNLIAKLPYTMQHQSNLNVGKSAKFYDAIKLLSDSVMYISQNLEALKDIRLDNNSNIIVERDAKIEGLETYTNTNFDIGGDFLADKQVKLENQSTISIGGNAQIEGDLEIKGKGNVSVLGNYHSRGMTKLQDTALLQIYGDATFESPISLIGGNSGKVCVKGEAIFSSSQDRSKVSYASSCEGQPNGTIFVLNNQ; translated from the coding sequence ATGACTAAAAAAAATTTATTAAACGAACAAGGCATTACCTTAATTGAGTTACTTGCAACTATCGTAATAAGCTCATTAATTATTGGCCTGGTTACAAATGTGTTCATTTCCGCTTCTAAGCAAAATGAACTAGTAACTAATCATAATTCACTGAGACAAGAAGCTAATCTTATTATTAGCAAATTAAGACAAATTCATCAAGCAGAATCTTATACTTTGTGTTACGAATCTAATAATCAGTTCTATTTTGATAAGCAGTTTACCAATAAAATTACATCTGATCAATTTTACTTTTCTGATGTATTAATTGATAATTCTAGTACGTCTATTACTAGTAATGGGCAGTGCATAGAAAATGTAGACGTACTTTCACCACTATTAGTTAAATTCACATTACAAAACTTAGACGGTCAAACTTACGATATGAATACTGTTATTAATCGTTTAAACCCAATTACAGCTGTTGAAACACCACCTTTGGAAGAGGAAGAAGAAGTCATTATTGATGAAGATTCTGGTAATTACACCGACTCACCATCTAGATGTACATATGAAGGTAATACTAGAACTAATGACTCAACGTTTGCACCGACATGGGGAACAAAGTGTCAAATCACAAAAGTAAAGAATGGTAGTTTCATGTTAAACAATAATGTTACAGTTTTCGAAAGTACTGAAATAAATGTAGACCATAATCTTATTGCAAAGCTGCCTTATACAATGCAACATCAATCAAACTTAAATGTTGGAAAGAGCGCAAAGTTCTACGATGCTATTAAACTTCTATCTGATTCTGTAATGTATATATCTCAAAATCTCGAAGCATTAAAAGATATTCGGTTGGACAATAATTCAAATATCATAGTAGAAAGAGACGCTAAAATTGAAGGGTTAGAAACTTATACTAATACAAACTTTGATATTGGCGGTGACTTTCTCGCTGACAAACAAGTTAAGCTAGAGAATCAATCGACCATATCAATAGGTGGAAATGCACAAATTGAGGGTGACTTAGAGATTAAAGGTAAAGGCAATGTTTCTGTTCTTGGAAATTATCATTCTAGAGGCATGACAAAACTCCAAGATACAGCGTTATTGCAAATTTATGGAGATGCTACTTTCGAATCGCCTATATCTTTAATTGGCGGAAATAGTGGAAAGGTATGTGTGAAAGGAGAAGCCATCTTTTCCTCCTCACAAGACCGCAGTAAAGTTTCCTATGCTTCTTCTTGCGAAGGGCAACCTAATGGTACAATTTTCGTATTAAATAATCAGTAA
- the minD gene encoding septum site-determining protein MinD, producing the protein MGEAIVITSGKGGVGKTTTSANIGTALALQGKRVCLVDTDIGLRNLDVVMGLENRIIYDLVDVIEGRCKTHQALINDKRFECLKLLPAAQTSDKSAVKPEQMKKLVAELKQDYDYIIIDCPAGIEQGFQNAIAGADRAIVVTTPEVSSVRDADRIIGLLEKEENMEPPRLVVNRIRNHMVKNGEMLDVDEIVSILAIDIIGIVADDDSVIRASNSGEPIVMDTTSRASIAYRNIARRILGESVPLQSLEDENKGVMFKIKKFFGVR; encoded by the coding sequence GTGGGAGAGGCTATCGTAATTACTTCTGGTAAAGGTGGAGTCGGCAAGACAACAACTTCTGCAAATATCGGAACGGCTCTTGCCTTACAAGGAAAAAGAGTATGTTTAGTAGATACAGATATTGGGTTAAGGAACTTAGATGTTGTCATGGGGCTTGAAAATCGTATTATCTATGACCTGGTGGACGTAATCGAAGGACGTTGTAAAACGCACCAGGCTTTAATCAATGATAAACGCTTTGAATGCTTAAAGCTTCTGCCGGCCGCTCAAACAAGTGACAAGTCGGCAGTAAAGCCTGAACAGATGAAGAAACTAGTTGCAGAGTTAAAACAAGACTATGATTATATTATTATAGATTGTCCTGCAGGAATCGAACAAGGCTTCCAAAACGCCATCGCAGGCGCAGACAGAGCCATTGTCGTGACCACACCTGAAGTTTCCTCCGTTAGAGACGCAGACCGAATTATCGGCCTGCTTGAAAAAGAAGAAAACATGGAACCACCAAGACTTGTAGTTAACCGTATCCGAAACCACATGGTGAAAAACGGTGAGATGCTGGATGTAGATGAAATTGTATCCATTTTGGCAATCGATATCATTGGAATCGTAGCAGATGACGACAGTGTCATCCGCGCGTCCAACAGCGGTGAACCGATCGTCATGGATACTACAAGTAGAGCGTCCATTGCATATCGCAACATTGCAAGGCGAATCCTTGGGGAATCCGTTCCGCTTCAATCCCTTGAAGATGAGAACAAGGGAGTTATGTTTAAAATTAAAAAATTCTTTGGTGTACGGTAA
- the minC gene encoding septum site-determining protein MinC — MSNYILVEVNVVNRQKQQYVTIKGTKEGLTLHLDDTCSFQELLAEIEAKLTSNSNPDETPLLGVRLKVGNRFLTNKQQEKLRDVIRSKKNFIVEDIESNVVTKEQAIQWKKESEIVPVARMIRSGQVLEVEGDLLLIGDVNPGGTVKAGGNVFVLGALRGSAYAGLQGKKDAVIAASLMKPTLLSIDNTINRAPDLSEQLEGSSEMECAYINDSDQIVIDRLQLLSQLRPMLTRLERRM, encoded by the coding sequence ATGTCGAATTATATACTTGTTGAGGTGAACGTCGTGAATAGACAAAAACAACAGTATGTAACCATTAAGGGCACAAAAGAGGGGCTAACCCTGCATCTCGATGATACATGCTCATTTCAAGAGCTTTTAGCTGAAATAGAAGCAAAATTAACGTCGAATAGCAATCCAGACGAAACCCCGCTCCTTGGAGTACGATTAAAGGTCGGGAATCGTTTTCTAACCAATAAGCAGCAAGAAAAACTGCGAGATGTAATACGAAGCAAGAAAAACTTTATCGTGGAAGACATCGAAAGCAATGTCGTCACAAAAGAACAGGCCATTCAGTGGAAAAAGGAATCAGAAATCGTTCCCGTTGCACGGATGATCCGTTCAGGACAAGTGCTGGAGGTAGAGGGCGACCTTCTCCTCATCGGCGATGTCAATCCTGGTGGAACAGTGAAGGCAGGCGGCAATGTCTTTGTCCTTGGCGCATTACGCGGCAGCGCATATGCAGGGCTTCAAGGCAAAAAAGATGCCGTCATTGCAGCGAGCTTGATGAAACCAACCTTGCTTTCTATCGATAACACGATAAACCGCGCTCCAGATTTAAGTGAGCAACTAGAAGGAAGCAGTGAAATGGAGTGCGCCTATATAAATGATTCAGATCAAATTGTCATAGACCGCTTACAATTGCTTTCACAACTAAGACCGATGTTAACACGGCTTGAAAGGAGAATGTAA
- the mreD gene encoding rod shape-determining protein MreD, with translation MRKYVLPALLLFLFILESMSVDFFGLHSFNEDWIIVPRYMLIVIALCAIYTSPYVGLICAMLFGFLYDVVYTEILGVYLFAFGISVYIVSSILRFVNTNYLISFLMVLVSISITEHLVFGIHSLIGTTELTHSEFLSIRMVPTLVFNAVIALLLLFPIKLFMERLAIEQKDELT, from the coding sequence GTGAGAAAATACGTCTTACCAGCCCTGCTTCTTTTCTTGTTTATCCTAGAAAGTATGAGTGTCGACTTCTTTGGTCTGCATAGTTTCAATGAAGATTGGATTATCGTGCCACGGTACATGCTCATTGTCATCGCACTGTGTGCCATCTATACAAGTCCGTATGTTGGCTTAATCTGCGCGATGCTTTTCGGCTTTTTGTATGATGTAGTCTACACTGAAATACTAGGTGTCTATTTGTTTGCTTTCGGGATATCGGTATATATCGTGTCTAGTATTTTACGTTTTGTGAATACAAACTACTTGATCTCATTTCTAATGGTGTTGGTGTCCATCTCCATTACAGAGCATCTCGTATTTGGTATTCACTCACTTATCGGAACCACCGAGCTGACACATTCCGAATTCCTATCCATACGCATGGTACCAACACTCGTCTTTAATGCCGTCATCGCATTGCTTCTGCTCTTCCCAATCAAACTTTTCATGGAACGCCTAGCAATCGAGCAGAAAGATGAGTTAACGTAA
- the mreC gene encoding rod shape-determining protein MreC — MPQFFLNKRLIILLVSLIFLVALIGFSLKERDDLTWPEQFVKDSTGFVQSIFYRPAHVVAGFFDNVGYLKDTYEENKLLRARLEEYALLETKVQKLEQENEEFREVIGELDSLSDYEPKPATVIGRNPDQWVEQITVNKGKQNGVEKDMAVITSGGLIGKIKQANAFTSTVQLLSSLDPKNRISAYIQGEEDIFGLIEGYDEEKGALLLKRIPHQAEVKEGETVLSSGLGGVFPEGLMIGEVTEVVADEYGLTQMAYVKPAADFYDINQVMIVKRTLISGDEPVESEEEASEDEEGGSE, encoded by the coding sequence ATGCCACAATTTTTCCTCAATAAAAGGTTGATTATTTTGTTGGTGAGCTTAATTTTTCTAGTGGCATTGATTGGTTTCTCTTTAAAAGAACGGGACGATTTGACATGGCCTGAACAGTTCGTCAAGGACTCGACAGGTTTTGTCCAATCTATCTTTTATAGACCCGCACATGTTGTCGCGGGTTTCTTTGATAATGTAGGATATCTAAAGGATACGTATGAAGAGAATAAACTGCTACGTGCTAGACTAGAAGAATATGCTCTCTTAGAAACAAAAGTCCAAAAGCTAGAACAAGAAAATGAAGAATTCCGTGAAGTGATCGGAGAGCTCGATTCACTGAGCGATTATGAACCAAAACCAGCCACTGTCATCGGCAGAAACCCAGACCAATGGGTCGAACAGATTACAGTGAATAAGGGTAAGCAAAATGGCGTGGAAAAAGACATGGCCGTCATCACATCGGGCGGACTGATTGGTAAAATAAAGCAGGCCAATGCTTTCACTTCCACTGTGCAATTGTTAAGTTCATTGGATCCTAAGAATCGAATCTCTGCCTACATACAAGGAGAAGAAGATATCTTCGGATTGATTGAAGGATATGATGAAGAAAAAGGTGCCCTGTTATTAAAACGGATTCCTCACCAAGCAGAAGTAAAAGAAGGGGAAACTGTCCTATCTTCAGGTCTTGGTGGTGTATTCCCTGAAGGATTGATGATTGGGGAAGTAACGGAAGTAGTAGCAGATGAGTATGGATTAACGCAAATGGCCTATGTGAAGCCTGCAGCTGATTTCTATGACATCAACCAAGTGATGATCGTTAAGCGAACACTAATATCAGGTGATGAACCAGTCGAATCTGAAGAAGAAGCATCTGAAGATGAAGAGGGGGGCTCTGAGTGA
- a CDS encoding rod shape-determining protein, which yields MFGTRDLGIDLGTANTLVFIKGKGIVVREPSVVALQTDTRSIVAVGNDAKNMIGRTPGNVVALRPMKDGVIADYETTATMMKYYIKQALKNKSSFSRKPYVMVCVPSGITAVEERAVIDATRQAGARDAYPIEEPFAAAIGANLPVWEPTGSMVVDIGGGTTEVAIISLGGIVTSQSIRVAGDEMDDAIIAYIRKNYNLMIGERTAEALKLEVGSAGDPEGIEPMDIRGRDLLTGLPKTVEITAKEVGEALKDTVTAIVDSVKATLERTPPELASDIMDRGIVLTGGGALLRNLDKVISEETKMPVIIAENPLDCVAIGTGKALDYIDEFKKKSRDYR from the coding sequence ATGTTTGGAACGAGAGATCTTGGTATTGACTTGGGAACAGCCAATACATTAGTTTTTATTAAAGGAAAAGGGATTGTTGTGCGTGAGCCGTCGGTTGTGGCGCTGCAAACCGACACAAGATCCATTGTAGCGGTCGGGAACGACGCAAAGAACATGATCGGTCGTACGCCGGGGAATGTTGTCGCATTACGTCCGATGAAAGACGGAGTTATTGCGGACTACGAAACAACGGCAACGATGATGAAATATTATATTAAACAAGCGTTAAAAAACAAAAGCTCCTTCTCCCGCAAGCCTTATGTGATGGTATGTGTACCATCCGGAATCACAGCGGTTGAAGAAAGAGCGGTAATCGATGCGACTCGTCAAGCAGGTGCGCGTGACGCATACCCAATCGAAGAGCCTTTTGCAGCAGCAATTGGTGCCAATCTTCCAGTTTGGGAACCAACAGGAAGCATGGTCGTTGATATCGGTGGCGGTACGACAGAAGTTGCGATCATTTCCTTAGGTGGAATTGTTACCAGCCAGTCTATCCGTGTTGCCGGGGATGAAATGGATGATGCAATCATCGCTTATATCCGTAAAAACTACAACTTGATGATCGGGGAGCGCACAGCGGAAGCATTAAAGCTTGAAGTTGGTTCTGCAGGAGACCCAGAGGGCATTGAACCAATGGATATCCGTGGACGTGACCTGTTAACAGGCTTGCCAAAAACGGTAGAAATTACTGCTAAAGAAGTGGGAGAAGCGTTAAAGGATACAGTAACTGCCATTGTAGACTCTGTAAAAGCAACATTAGAACGCACTCCACCAGAATTAGCATCTGATATTATGGACCGTGGAATTGTCCTTACAGGTGGCGGAGCATTACTTCGCAACCTAGATAAAGTAATCAGTGAAGAAACAAAAATGCCGGTCATTATTGCTGAAAATCCATTGGATTGTGTTGCTATCGGAACAGGGAAAGCATTGGATTATATTGATGAGTTTAAAAAGAAATCAAGAGATTATCGCTAA
- the radC gene encoding RadC family protein — protein MIKDYPEDQRPRERMIQDGPKSLSNHELLAILLRTGSKEESVLQLANKLLVNFEGLRLLKDASIEEITDTKGIGKVKAVQLMAAVELGRRIHRLQYEDRYVIRSPEDAANFVMEDMRFLSQEHFVCLYLNTKNQVLHQQTVFIGSLNASIVHPREVFKEAFRRSAASFICIHNHPSGDPAPSREDIDVTKRLSECGKLIGIELLDHLIIGDQKFISLKEKGYV, from the coding sequence ATGATTAAAGATTATCCAGAAGATCAACGGCCAAGAGAAAGAATGATTCAGGATGGGCCCAAAAGCCTGTCCAACCATGAACTTCTAGCAATCCTGCTTCGTACAGGTTCGAAAGAAGAATCGGTCTTGCAGCTTGCAAACAAGTTATTGGTTAACTTTGAAGGGCTACGATTGTTAAAGGACGCTTCCATTGAAGAGATTACGGATACAAAGGGTATTGGGAAGGTAAAGGCTGTTCAATTAATGGCAGCGGTGGAGCTTGGGCGAAGAATTCACCGGTTGCAATATGAGGACAGGTATGTCATACGATCGCCTGAAGATGCAGCGAATTTTGTCATGGAAGACATGCGCTTTTTATCACAAGAGCATTTTGTCTGCCTCTACTTAAATACGAAAAATCAGGTTCTTCATCAACAGACTGTCTTCATTGGGAGCTTGAATGCGAGCATCGTCCATCCGCGCGAGGTGTTCAAGGAAGCTTTCAGGCGGTCAGCCGCGTCGTTCATTTGTATCCATAATCATCCATCAGGTGACCCGGCACCAAGTCGTGAGGACATAGATGTGACGAAACGACTGAGTGAATGTGGAAAGCTTATCGGTATAGAGCTTTTGGACCATTTAATCATCGGTGATCAGAAATTCATCAGTTTGAAAGAAAAAGGCTACGTGTAA